Genomic DNA from Myxococcales bacterium:
GCGAATGCAGGCGCGCATCGCCGGTGAGTGTGTCTTGCCACGGTCGGCCCTTGCCAACCAGCCTCGCGCAGTCCGCCCGCCACGTTGGCGCGGCGAGCAGCGCGGCAAGCTCGTCGGCGTGGGCGACGGCGTCAGCGACCGTCCACGTCGGTGCAAGGCCGGCATGCACGAGCACGTGGGGGCGACGTGCGATGGGCTGCGCGACGAGCCAGGGTTGCTGACGCAACCAATCAAAGAGCATGGCCGCGTCGTCGGCGGCGAGTAACGCGTCGAGCGTGTCTCGTTTTTTTTCTTTGGCGTGGCCGGCGAAACGCAAGAGCGCATGGACGTCGTGATTGCCGAGCACCGTGGTGAGGCGGTGGCGATGCGCGTAGGCCCAACGCAAGACCTCAAGCGAGGTTGGGCCGCGATTGACCAAATCGCCAGTGAGCCACAGACGGTCGCGCTCCCACGAAAAACCCGCGCGCGAGGGCGCGCAGGAACGCCTGCAGCGAGGCCATGCAGCCTTGAATATCGCCAATGGCGTACGTGGCCAT
This window encodes:
- a CDS encoding symmetrical bis(5'-nucleosyl)-tetraphosphatase, with the protein product MAIFKAAWPRCRRSCAPSRAGFSWERDRLWLTGDLVNRGPTSLEVLRWAYAHRHRLTTVLGNHDVHALLRFAGHAKEKKRDTLDALLAADDAAMLFDWLRQQPWLVAQPIARRPHVLVHAGLAPTWTVADAVAHADELAALLAAPTWRADCARLVGKGRPWQDTLTGDARLHSLLLYFTRVRTVARDSGEPDGDFDGEPADMPDGNEPWFSVARAEWRQAATPAALPRVVFGHWAALGVTSSQHHLSLDTGCVWGKRLTAVRLEDDVQFSVAACD